The genomic window ATTCTGCCGGGCAGGCAGAATCGGCTCTAACCCTGATTAAAGTCAGGGCAGACCCCCTGGATTCAAGTACAATAGGGCTCTTGAGTAGGAATTGTAACACCTTTGTCGATTTCCGCCCCTAGGATGGGCATGCGGGCCGGGACCCGAAAGCATTTTCGAAAAATGCGTAAAACAGCCAGGATGTCATTGGTGAGCGAGAAAGACCTCAACGAACCCGAATTGTACATCAACCGCGAACTCTCGTGGCTGGAGTTCAATGCCCGCGTGCTCGAGGAAGCGCTCGATCCCGAGCTGCCCCTCTATGAGCGCATCAAGTTCCTCGGCATTTTTTCCTCCAACCTCGATGAATTCTTCATGGTGCGCGTCGCCGGTCTCAAGCAGCAGTTCCTGAGCGGCGTGACCGAGACGCCCGCTGATGGGAAGCTGCCTTCGGAACAGCTCGCCGGAATCAGCGCCCGGTGCCACGATCTGGTCAGTGAGCAATATCGCTGCTGGCGCGAGGAAGTCCTGCCCGCGCTCAAACAGAGCGGCGTGGAGATCGTCTCCACCGACAGGATGAGCGCCGCGCAGCGCGAGGGTGCGCTGGAGTTCTTCCGCGACACCGCGTTCCCGGCGCTCACGCCGCTGGCCGTTGATCCGGGTCACCCGTTCCCGCACCTTCGCAACAAGTCTTTGAATGTCGCGGTCATGCTCGTTCCCGATCAGCCGATCATGGGGCGCTCACCCAATGAGACCGCGTTTGCCGTGGTGCAGGTGCCCAGTATCTTCTCGCGTCTGGTGGAGCTTCCCCCGTCTCCGAAATGCACCGAGGGCGAGCACTGCAAGTCCTTCGTGTTGCTCGGCGAGCTCATCGCCATGCACGCCGGGCGGCTCTTTCCCGGTTACCGCGTGCTGGAGACCGCTGTTTTTCGCGTGACCCGCAACTGGGACATGGAGTTCGACGAGGAAGAGTCCGAAGACCTGCTCTCCACGATCGAAGAAGAGCTTCGCCGGCGCGACCGCGGCGCCGCCGTGCGCATGGAAATCAACCAGAGCGCATCGGACGAGATGCACGCCATTTTGCAGGAAGCGCTCAATCTCGAAGACTCCGACGTCTACAGCGTGGACGGACCGCTCGATCTGACCGACTTGATGAGCATCCCCAAGCTCGCGCCCAACGCCTCGTTGCAGCTCGACGTTCCCGCGCCGGTCATGCCGCGGGAATTTCGCGGCGCCGAGTCGGTCCTCTCGGTCATCCAGCAGCAGGACGTGGTGCTGCACCACCCCTACGATTCTTTTGACCCGGTCACGCGCCTGGTGGAAGAGGCCGCAGACGATCCCGACGTGCTGGCCATCAAGCAGACGCTCTATCGTACCAGTCCCGACGGGCCCATCGTGCGCGCGCTCTCGCGCGCGGCGGAAAACGGCAAGCAGGTCGCCGCGCTCGTGGAACTCAAGGCGCGCTTCGACGAAGAGCGCAACATCGCCTGGGCCAAGACGCTGGAACAGAACGGCGTGCATGTCGTTTACGGCGTCGTGGGACTCAAGACCCATTGCAAGGTCACCCTCATCGTACGCCGCGAGGGCAAGGGCATCCGTCGCTACATGCACCTGGGCACGGGCAATTACAATCCGGACACGGCCAAGCTCTATACCGATCTATCCTTCTTTACCTGCCGCAAGGAGATCGCCGAGGACGTCTCGGCCCTGTTCAACCTGTTGACGGGTTATTCGAACGCGCCCAACTGGAAGCGCCTCGCGGTGGCGCCCATCGATCTGCACAACAAGGTCCTGCGCCGGATCAAGGAAGAAGAGGACTTCGCCCAGGATGGCAAGCCCGCGCGCATCATCGCGAAGATGAACTCGCTGGTGGACCCGCGGGTGATCCGCGCGCTCTATCGGGCGAGCCAGGCGGGCGTGCAGATCGACCTCATCGTGCGCGGCATCTGCTGCCTGCGACCGGGCGTGCCCGGGGTGTCTGAGAACATCCGGGTGATCAGCATCGTCGATCGCTTCCTGGAGCACAGCCGTGTCTTTGTTTTTGGTGAGGGCGAACGTCAGCGCATCTACGCATCCTCGGCCGACTGGATGCCGCGCAACTTCCAGCGGCGGGTCGAGGTGATGTTCCCGATTGAAGACCCGGCCGGGCGCAAGCGCATCATGGAAGAAGTGCTGGGCATCTGCCTGCAGGACAATGTGAAGGCGAGAGCGTTGCAGCCA from Chrysiogenia bacterium includes these protein-coding regions:
- the ppk1 gene encoding polyphosphate kinase 1, with product MSLVSEKDLNEPELYINRELSWLEFNARVLEEALDPELPLYERIKFLGIFSSNLDEFFMVRVAGLKQQFLSGVTETPADGKLPSEQLAGISARCHDLVSEQYRCWREEVLPALKQSGVEIVSTDRMSAAQREGALEFFRDTAFPALTPLAVDPGHPFPHLRNKSLNVAVMLVPDQPIMGRSPNETAFAVVQVPSIFSRLVELPPSPKCTEGEHCKSFVLLGELIAMHAGRLFPGYRVLETAVFRVTRNWDMEFDEEESEDLLSTIEEELRRRDRGAAVRMEINQSASDEMHAILQEALNLEDSDVYSVDGPLDLTDLMSIPKLAPNASLQLDVPAPVMPREFRGAESVLSVIQQQDVVLHHPYDSFDPVTRLVEEAADDPDVLAIKQTLYRTSPDGPIVRALSRAAENGKQVAALVELKARFDEERNIAWAKTLEQNGVHVVYGVVGLKTHCKVTLIVRREGKGIRRYMHLGTGNYNPDTAKLYTDLSFFTCRKEIAEDVSALFNLLTGYSNAPNWKRLAVAPIDLHNKVLRRIKEEEDFAQDGKPARIIAKMNSLVDPRVIRALYRASQAGVQIDLIVRGICCLRPGVPGVSENIRVISIVDRFLEHSRVFVFGEGERQRIYASSADWMPRNFQRRVEVMFPIEDPAGRKRIMEEVLGICLQDNVKARALQPDGTYIRVPAGEPRIQTQVVLSERAREQRVVSGALDGLVEKPAPEEQPAQRAAGQ